In the Oncorhynchus tshawytscha isolate Ot180627B linkage group LG17, Otsh_v2.0, whole genome shotgun sequence genome, AGAAATTAAGGAACTTAAAATCAAGAAATTCAACCAAGACAAAAAAGACAAGGCCAAGGACAAAGGCTACTTCTGGAGAAACTCTGACAAGGGAGGTCCTCCTCCGCCTCTCCATGACAGACGCAGGAGAGATGCCGCTTCCTTTTGTCCACCCCCGTCTGCCCAACGCTCTTCAACCACCGTCTCATCTGCTTCCAGTGGCACTTTTTTATCCAACGAGAGCCTGGGCCGACAGAAGGGCGGAGGTGGCCGTAGGCCCGCGCACCGATGAGATGCCGCACCCGACGTGGTAAGAAGAAACGACTACCAGATTGCAGAGGGGACCGCTCACACGGTCCCAGAACCTACGGGACTGAGTGTCTTTAATTTATCAAGCCTTTTGTGCCTACAACTCAGTGCAACGATTTTGATGTTAAGGTAGACATGTTGAAGTTTTTTAGAAGCATCCGTTTCAGGGAATACTTAAGCTCCCCTAATCGTGGTATTTCTACTGAAATAGTAGGTTGCTCACCTGTACATACTCCGACACCTTTTAGAAGTAAGAGTTATTTTATACCTCCAGCCAATCGCAATCACTCCATTGAGACATATTGCAGACTTGTTGTTCATTTCCTTAAGAACAAACATGAGTACATATCTTTCCATAATTTACCTAAGGATGAAAAACAAGCTTTGCTTGATTTACAATCCGATACGTCAGTCTTTACccaccctgctgataagggtgggtcggttgtacttaTGGATAGGACAGCTTGTGTAAATGAGTGTCATAGACAACACCTTTTACAAGAAACTCCCACCGCCCAATTTCAGAACACGATCTTTACTGTCCTAGATGGGTATTTAAGTTCTGGTCAGATAACCAAAAAAGTACACTACTTTTTGGCTATTCAACACCCTAAAATTGCCACTTTCTATACTTTGCTGAAATTACACAAGAATGTTACAAAACCTCCAGGGCGTCCTATTGTagcgggcattgatgcagtaaaaGCCCCTCTATCTACTTTTGTTTACGTTTTTTTATTAGACCACtcgcagaacagctcccctcctttgtaaaggacaccagcagtatgatctctatCATCTTGATCCTCTCCCTGAGAATACTTTGTTAGTTGCTTTTGATGTTGAGTCGTTATACACAGACATTCCACACGAGGGCAGTATTGAAGCTATGGAACATTATCTTCTGCAACTTGAGCCTAATGAACTACCTTCCAGTGCATGCATTATAGCATAGGCTGAAATAGTACTCACACACAACTACTTCATATTTCTAAATTATTTCTTTATTCAGACGAAgggtactgctatgggatccccgatggctcctaactatgctaatttgtatgtgggttacatggagTAATAGTCTATTTtcaatcctctcaaaaatgttttcttgcctaacatcattatttggaaacggtatattgatgatatttttgttctgtggaggggtgatgcaaaacagcCCCAGGCGTTCCAACTCCTGTTCTGAGCATTtgagatttactatgcaatctgatacATGTCAAAtcttgatcttctgatcttgtgtgaagatCATGTTCTATACACGGGTCTTGACAGGAAACCTACTGATCGTAACAAtttgttgagggctgatagttgtcaccAACTTCACTTTAAAAAATGGTTTGCCCTATAGCCAATTCTGTCTCATCAAAATAATTTGCAAAATACAATAAGATTTTGATAGAAATGGTCAGATTAATACTGCCATTGAGAAAATTTGAAACAAAATgagacatgacctttttcaaggtcagtctcaCAAAAGAAGCATTCTTGCGTTCTAACTACTcgctattcaaagtgctctgaacaaattaagggaatcgttcacaaacattggcacattctaagaTCCAATGATAGTATTGGTAATGTgtttcggaccttcccttggtcgtattctcgcggggcatcgtagcaccattaggtacAAAAACTCgacttacccagttgcggcccactttttggaagcaAACCACTCGATTTTGtttctgcgttatattggcatcaaACATGTCatcctccctaggagaggggtgACCTCAATAatttgttaaaacgagaggctgcatggatctttaatttaaagacacTTGCTCCCTTCcatctcaacgtagactttgatctgaagccattcttgtgattattgtgattttgctgttgtaaatgtttgtaggcttatgtagccaaattgtatctatgatcgtacactatccatttatgttttttgtatgctattttaatatggaaattaaccaatgatatcaggcctcacccggccatgattacagacacctgtgtgtgtcttttgacactatataaacgagtcaccccgcagtgtttgtcattataccctgatgaagacagcttgtctgtcgaaacgttggacattacatttttgcatctgagctcctagagtgtgcaacTCCCCTTTATTTTCAAGTGTTCCattctgctagccagcacctcgcctaaataggtgtgcgtttctttcacCTCTAGATCACTATGCtctcaaccatctaaaagcacaaccaaattccaatggaaaagcAATGTCTGATTTTGGTTTAGGGCTCTTAAATTTCAATCGCACTATCGCGCTGAACTTCGGTGATACAGGTTGAATCAAGCTCTTAGTTGTCatctgtcacggatccctctggaactttcattgcgcacacctggctCCTATTCCCACagattgtatttgtatatatgtgccctttgtttATCATGGagctgtcgattattgttccaatgtccgttggtgcgtgtgagtacctgtgctgtgtgttttgggctttcatgccattgtggattgcgcagatgattacgggtctcgtcctgtgtgttaatcattgtgcgcatgtgtatttattcaaggtactcctcgctcttttgtttgggtttcaaccctgtgttttgtgtatgtgtttgtttggtctttgtccccgtgcctttacacggcatgCCGAAATTTTGGGTgtgataaaaaaaactattacgcattcctgcgcctgtctcccgaatctcTTCATACCAGCGGGACATcatctaaatgtgttatcactgcgcTCTCAACCATTTAAAACCACATCAAATTTCAGTTGGGAATACAATATCAGATATGTTGCATTTATGCATCTAATTAATCATCTATGTTATCACCTTGACAGACCTGCAACCTTTGCATGCTATTTTGAGCACGCACACTTTCAGTAATTACATAAACATTTATACATAAGACATTTATAGTtgattatacaacgggtgggtctaatcctgaatgctaattggttaaaaccgcaatccagccggtgtctattccacaagttaccaccggatAAATCTATtaagttaaaatgcctatttactctgttccatttgACTGCGCAATCtgctgtctcatcagcccagccaggtaaTTTatgaaaagcatctagacattttCTCACATTTCTTTGAGACtgacatttagttttcaacagcagagatttgtataaaccttgctgtctgtctccccgacatttgcaacattgtttcaatatttaaaaaaatctccaACTGTCCAATAGTAATTAATATGTGGTGACgatacagacaggcaggcagcgtttctcagccagtcgaaatcatgaatcagctggcatcatttttatggatatatacacatacatgtcaattgaaaaaacATACAACTAAACggagtgcagctagtttgcagacTTTTCAGCTTCAGTTttaagtgattgtgttagctgtgttgttggctagctcctctgaacaacagtgtcctgacgagtgaaCACCTTTTCTACACCAGGGGAAAtcgctcattgttatggatgtatccaaataaatgtaatTTAGAAAAAAGctaatgcaaatgcagctactttgttgttattctggctgcactgtttgacgtgactgtaagttagccgtagttggctagctagcaagggataagaacgttaccagccagtatggcaatgtaacgtttagaatgaacgactgggttgcgTCCATTGATACAGGACAAAAAGCCCGAACAACTGGGTCATGTCTCTGGCAACCAGCTTGTGTAGCAAGATTTGTGTCAgaactatatcttgtggaaggatgaaattgtATGAATAAATGTATCTAAATAAcgtgaaaatatgtcaatcattatttgaatatgttggtaacccgttgtatcaAAGTGATAATGTCATTGAAgtcagtgtttggaggatatgttggcacggtttgccaacatatcccatgccaatatatcctccaaacactggcgtctcgggcattatcacttaaataaatactgttacattagtttgtaagatagccttaacttaggacgcatgactcgactttcgcctctcccgagcccgttggggagttgcagcgatgagacaaaatcGTAATTGGAtcacaattggatatcatgagaaaaaaagaagaatGGTCCATCccccaatggacatccagccaacttgacataactgtgggaggcattggagtcaacatgggccagcatccctgtggaatgctgtcgacaccttgttgagtccatgccctgacgaattgaggctgtactgagggcaaaagggggtgcaactcaatatttggaaggtgttcctaatattttgtacactgagtgtattttccacatagatttcacaatacaatacattgacaaatcatgttgattcaaccagtttgtgcctaGTGAGATGGAAGGTTGTATCAAGAAAATGTTTACTTTTGACTACAGAGGAGGATGTCACTTCAACCATGACATGACCTCGGGGGAGAACAGCAGAATCCTGAAAGAACACGGACTGGAGGAACTGAACAGATCTGAGCTGTGCACCCTGCTGCTTCAGAATGATGGCTTCCTCTTACCACCAGTATGTAACACTGCAGTAGGCTCCTTTGCGAAAGTATGCTCTGTCTGGTTAAGGCGTTGTGTTTAGTGATCATGATCTAAATTAAGTTCATGTTCTGCCAATCTTGTGCTGTGGTGTGCAGAAATATACATGGAATATCCcagaatattgtgtgtgtgtgtgtgtgtactcatacATGcatatgtatgggtgtgtgtgcatgcatgtgtgtttgtgtgtattgttttctcGTACAAACAGTTCCTTCTGCTAGGTGTGCCACAACTACAACAACGGCGTTGGAGAGTATGGCAAATGCCTGGATGGCGAGACATGCAAGAGGCTCCACATCTGTGAGATGTATCTCAGGGGTAGCTGCAACTGTCCCAGGTGCCATGATTTCTACGAACCCCACCcattaaaaatcctgcaggaCAAAGGGGTGCCCAACGAGCTCATTGCCTCCCTGAAGTCGGTGTACATGAACATCGAGTGGTTGCAAAAGCAAGACCGTGTCATGCAAGGCAAGGGGCAACATCAAAGAGCTAAAGCTAATGCAACCGCTAACACAAGTAACAAGTCTAACAGAGGCCCACTGAGCACTCACGGTAAGGCCGACACTGTTATTAGCATGTTAACTCATAAGTTATTAAACAATATTGTGTTATACCTTAATATAGTTTTACTAAAGTGTAAAGATGGTAAAGTGAGTTTGTTTAATTAATGAGAACATAGCATTTAGTGGAACCTAATGCTACTTCCTAATATCTTCAGGAGTTAGAAGAAATAGTGTGTGATTATAGATGCATTCTCATAACTGCAACCCACCTCTCACATGACCAGGGGCCTACTTGGGTCCCGACTCATGGTTTAAGAGAACCTgggctacagtataggctactaAATAAAATATCCAGTGACACTGGCTTACCCAATGATAAAGATCCATTCATGATAATGCATGAATATACGTAGGCTACTCACCGGTGATGGCCGATTTGCTTGAGCTAATCAAAATAACTGGTTCTTTGCTTAATATTGGCAGGTGTTGAGAAAACATTTGGTAGCTTCTGcagacagattagtcttctctGTTCAGCAAGAGGCATTTGCATTTCAAACTAAGTTTTTCCCGCGATTGTATTTAGACATTAACGAAAGGCCTATAGCttgctcttcactgacaaccGCAACAATATAATTAGAATACACAGAATGGTTGTGTCCATTGAAGTCAGGACTGGCAGGCATCTTGAGTGTActcatgagtttaccagtcaaattgccagggttagaggttccaagacCCTTCCATGGATTATAGGTCTATGGCCACAACGCAACAAGCAGTTGGATATTTGGTGCGCTTGCTGCCCAAATTGCGGCTCCCAAAATGCTTTTATTAATGTCTGTACAGACAGGAGTAGGCtaattatatatttttggaaaatatatttacatttatcAGAGGTTGCTGCAGAAACTCCAGCACCCCTATTTCCCGCTCCTATGCTCGCCAGACTCAGGGCGCTCCACCTCCAAGAGGTTGAGCATGATACTGctactcctgctgctgctgccactgcccTTAACACAAGCCAGAGGTCCAACAGACATAGTCAAGGTAACGGCAATACTGCACGTAGCATGGTGGTCATGCAGTCACATCATTGATGTCAAGAATCAACATATAGGTTAATTGTGGCTTTCTTGTTTAAAATAACATTTGGCAGAAACTATTTTATGTGCTCAGTTACAGTGTATTTGTATGATTATTAACTCGGTATTAAGATCCGATGAGTGATGAACATTAAGAACAAGTTCCCAGTCACAAGCTATCAAAATGTATAGATGTTGATTCTATTGGCATGGTAAATTAAATGTCCAGTTCTCTTTTTCAGATAAAGCTGAAATATGCATGTACTTCATCAAGGGCAGTTGCATACACGGTGGTAAGACAGCATTTTCAAAGCATCATTTTATGAATAATCAATGCTTAGAGCTTAATAAACATAAGACTTCAACACCTAACTTTACTCATATTTCAGATAAGTGCTTTAAAGCCCACTCTACCATGCCCTACCaatgggaggtgagggagggactAAACTGGACAGCTCTACAAAACAACGAGGTGATTGAGAAGGACTATTGCGACCCAGCAAAGACATACAGGTGGGCTCTACCTTTAAGAAGAATTCACTTGAATGGGCAGTAACACGTAGGTCAATGGTGGGCAAATGTTGCTCGTTCCTAATACGATGAGATGTTAATGCCGTATACACTTCTAGTTAGTGTGATATACAGCTTCTCCTATTGTGACTGCTGATTGTTCGCTGTCTTTTATTCTTTCTTGTCTAGTCGGGGAGTCCAGCCCGTGTGTTTCGATACGATGACCTGCGGCCTGAACAAAGCCCGGCGTCTCTCCACCGTCTCCTCTGTGCTACAGCCTACCTTCATCCTCACCACGGAGTGGGCCTGGTTCTGGGAGGACGAGTTTGGAAACTGGATCCAGTACGCATCAACAGTGAGTGACGACGAGCACTGTTGAATAGTGATTGTTGAATAGGACAGAGTTCAGTCCCTCTTTAAATAAAAATGATGCAAATAATGCATAACCTCCATGTTTTCTGTCTTGCCCTACAGATCAGTGGACACAGTGCAGCCACCATCACCAGTGAAGACCTGGAGAAGAGGTTCCAGGAAGACAACAAGGCTGTGATAGAGTTCACTGCGGGGTCACAGACCTATGAATTCAGTTTCCCTGGTGAGCACAGATGACGTGATATCGAAGATAAACCAACTGCAGCCTTAAAACTATATACACCAAACATAGTATATTACGAACAGATATGCAGTGATTCTTACAGCTACTGCTGTATGTGACAAATTGAGAGATTTCTCGATGGAGTCACTATGGTAAAACAATGACATCTGCATGTGAAGTGAACTGTCTGTTGTTACAACAGCTCTGCTCCTtttcagacatgattcaaacaaaCAAGCAGTACACCACCAAAAAGGTTGTGAGAAGACGGCCTGTGTTTGTCTCTTCAGCTGATGCACAAACTATCAAAACCAGGTAAGATAAAGCTGTGAATGTTTTTTGCATGGATCAATTTGCTCTTGAAATGACTCTCCTGGGGATTGTTCACTCACTTCACCACTAGGCTCCTCATGTGTTCTCTTGCCTTGAAAGATGTCTATAGAAGAGGAGTAGCTGACCGGGTGCACGTTTTGATTTTGCCGTAGCACTATAGCCTTGTACGAACCATCCTGATGACGCAAACTTACATTCTGTTTCGCAACACGGATACAGTCTGGCAACGACCAGATTCAAACCATTTGAgcacatccctctccctccaccgtACAGCCGGACCAATCAGCGTCCTCTGATAATCTGTGGGGGTGGTTTAGTTGATGATGACAACGAGAAGTGCCTGGAGGTTGGTGTTGATGCTGCTATAGCACAGCAGTTATTAAAGAACTGGAGGCAATAGCTTAATTGAAAGAACAGCAAAAAACTGCATTGAAGGCTTTTCTTGGGGTAGAAGATGTTTTATCGGACTGGATTCGGCAAGAGCTTGATTTACCAGCTAGCTCCGCTGGTAGGCTGGACAATAGAATAAGTAAATATTCACCCAAGGCTGAAGAACAGCCAAAGGAACATTGGCTGAGCTGGGACACCAGCGCGAGGACATAGCAAATGAATTGAAACAAACCTTCGCTGAGCCTCTTCTGACTGAAGTTGTGATCTGTTTCacatgtccttgtgattgtctccatgcccctccaggtgtcgctcatcttccccatcatcccctgtgtatttatacctgtgttctgtgtttgtctgtgttcgttgccagttcatcttgtttgtcaagccaaccagcgtttttgtgtcagctcctgcttttccccagtctctcttttcccatcctcctggtttttgatcAACCTTTGCCCCATttctggattaccaacctctgcctgacctgaccctgcctaccattctgtacctttgcccctgctgctgtaataaacattgttacttcaacacagtctgcatctgggtcttaccatGATCCTTGATAGAAGTGATACTTAGAATTCAATTTCCCCTAAATGGCACCAAAAGAAGTATccctttttattttataaatattattttataaatAACAACTCAGTGGTGTCAAGTGTGCTTACATCTGCGCAATGAGCAAGTATAGAAAAATTGCTACTTCTGACTTTTTCTGGTCTAGCGATCGATGACAACAGAGCTCGCTGCCCAGACTTGCATCATTAAAAAGAGGAGATTCCCCTGATTAAAAATGGTGTCCAACatgaaaaaaaatcaaaatatacacATTGTGAGATATTTGGTCGAAATAGACAGACATGTCCTTGTAGAATTTCCCCATAGCGAAACAATGGAGCAGTAGCCTCAACAGTAATGTGTAATTCCTGACATTTGAAAGACTAGCGTTTGATGACAGCAGAGCTCGCTGCCCAGACTTACATTATTACAAAGAGGATATTGTAGTGTTTTATGTTGTCAGACTTGAAAATAAtctaaatatatacattttgtaGATATCTGGCGAAATAGACAGACATACCCCTATTTCCCCTATAGGAAACAATGGGACGAGCTCTGAAGTTTTAACTTCCAGCAATTGATCACAGCATAATACTCTACCCAAACGTATGTACATCATCAGAAAGAATAGATTATCTTGATTAAAATGCTATAGAACTTCAAAACAACAGAATACATAAATATATTGATATTTGGTGAAATAGACAAACTTCCCCCAAAACAATGGCAGTCTAAAAATTCTAAGAGCAGTCTTTTATTTAGCCAGGTTACTATTTATCTGCAACCATTTGccttttttacttttgttttacattttgtgGTTGAACTGGACAACCAAATATCTCTTTGCATTTTTACCTTCAGGAATATTTTTTTGTTCTTCTACATTTCAGAAAAAGGGCTCCGATCAATCACTCAAATTTCAGAGCTTTACCAGGACACTGGGACAAGGCACAAACCCCTGAAACAGGACACAaggtattatattatatacagtacatgccaGATGCAAGGAACCTGCTGTTTTAGACCAATGGAGATGACTGTTTGTTTTGTTCCTGGGCAAAATAACTGCTCCAATATGTCCCTACATGGTAGGCTAATGGTGTATTATGACAgtttctctgtctcccatcaTGTCCCTATCAGAGAATTGACCTTCCGTGCTCGTCAGTGGAGTTTAAGGAGATTCAAGGACTTTTTCAGAACACCATGAGAGGCTTCAGCATCCACCAAATCGAGAGGATTCAGAACAAAGCCCTTTGGGAAGTCTTTCAGTGGTACGTTCCCTAAGACTACATACACTTTCAATTGACAATCACCTATTGATTGGTCTAGAATAGatgtttgattttttttaaacctttatttaactaggtaagccagttaagaacaaattattatttacaatgacggcctaccctagccaaacccggatgacgctgggccaattgtgtgtcgccctatgggactcccaatcacagccggatgtgatacagcctgatgctCACTTCCTGACTGCACCCACAATAATTGCACATTATacaatatttctctctctcgactAACTTTCTGTCACAAATATAATCTCAAAAGGAAATACAAAtcatttattttcaatacattctgCACACTGTCTACAGTGCTTCTAGAGGACATACACTGATTGCAAGGTAAAGAGATGTATTTCTATTATTCTGATTGCAAGGCAAAGGGATTTATTTCTATTATTCTGATTGCAAGGCAAAGGGATCTCATGAAGAagaacaacagagggaggaaTGTGACGGAGAAACAGCTTTTCCATGGCACAGACTCCAAATACCTCGATGCCATCTGCCTTAACAACTTTGACTGGCGGATCTGTGGACTAAATGGAACAACCTATGGGAAAGGTGAGCTGTCTCATGTGCTTGTGCTATTACATGTCATTCTAATTATTGACATAAATCAACATGATATATCGTTGATATAATATATTTTCCTGTGATGAATGATTACTGCTTAACCCTTCATCCCCCTAACATCCAATTTCAGGGAGTTACTTTGCCAGGGATGCCAAATACTCCAACAGCTACACTGGCCAATTAAATACGAGGTCCATGTTTGTCTGTCGTGTGTTGGTGGGAGATTACATCAAAGGGCACTCGAGCTTCCTCCGGCCCCCCTCGAAGGACGGAGGGGACACCATCTtctatgacagctgtgtggatgACGTCAGCAACCCCTCCATCTTTGTGGTGTTTGAGAAGCACCAGGTGTACCCAGAGTACCTCATCCATTATGGTGAGGACGATGCATGGTCACAAGTATACCAGCAATACTACCGTCCAGCTCCTGTACCTGCACCAGCACCAGCATACAGACCAGCGGCTGCCACAGCGCCTAGACCAGCACCAGCATACAGACCAGCGGCTGCCCCAGTGCCCAGACCAGCGCCTAGACCTGCACCAACATACACACCATCACCAACCCCTGCACCTAAACCTGACAGCTCCTGTGTCATTAGTTGAGGCTGACTGCGAGGGGTGAATTGTGAACCTTTTGATATTAAACCGAGGCAAAAACATATGCTTTTGTGAATTAGAGAAATGGATTTAGCACTCTGTTAAATGTTTGACAAAGTACAGATAATATTGGGATGCACCTTACTATGATTACTAGATGTTCTGTTTTCTACAATGCAAGCATTTTTGTAGTGCTACTGACATTATATAATGGCAAATTGCGAACCTCACAACAAATGTCGTTGTGTACATTATAAGCTTTATACCTTTACAGTACAGTGGTTTTACAGTATCTGCTGATGTGCATCAGTTCAATGGTTGTGCAATTATAGGTTTCATTCATTTTATTAATATAATCCATCtgttttctttgcattat is a window encoding:
- the LOC112216981 gene encoding protein mono-ADP-ribosyltransferase PARP12 isoform X3; the protein is MTESTITKLICANRGSMNVDELHANFYSDLQVSVRDVITNRAKFCFVVFNGEQRVVAKTGVRLCKSKDCQGCRNLHFCKRFMLGDCPFRRRRGGCHFNHDMTSGENSRILKEHGLEELNRSELCTLLLQNDGFLLPPVCHNYNNGVGEYGKCLDGETCKRLHICEMYLRGSCNCPRCHDFYEPHPLKILQDKGVPNELIASLKSVYMNIEWLQKQDRVMQGKGQHQRAKANATANTSNKSNRGPLSTHDKAEICMYFIKGSCIHGDKCFKAHSTMPYQWEVREGLNWTALQNNEVIEKDYCDPAKTYSRGVQPVCFDTMTCGLNKARRLSTVSSVLQPTFILTTEWAWFWEDEFGNWIQYASTISGHSAATITSEDLEKRFQEDNKAVIEFTAGSQTYEFSFPDMIQTNKQYTTKKVVRRRPVFVSSADAQTIKTRKRAPINHSNFRALPGHWDKAQTPETGHKRIDLPCSSVEFKEIQGLFQNTMRGFSIHQIERIQNKALWEVFQWQRDLMKKNNRGRNVTEKQLFHGTDSKYLDAICLNNFDWRICGLNGTTYGKGSYFARDAKYSNSYTGQLNTRSMFVCRVLVGDYIKGHSSFLRPPSKDGGDTIFYDSCVDDVSNPSIFVVFEKHQVYPEYLIHYGEDDAWSQVYQQYYRPAPVPAPAPAYRPAAATAPRPAPAYRPAAAPVPRPAPRPAPTYTPSPTPAPKPDSSCVIS
- the LOC112216981 gene encoding protein mono-ADP-ribosyltransferase PARP12 isoform X1, which translates into the protein MTESTITKLICANRGSMNVDELHANFYSDLQVSVRDVITNRAKFCFVVFNGEQRVVAKTGVRLCKSKDCQGCRNLHFCKRFMLGDCPFRRRRGGCHFNHDMTSGENSRILKEHGLEELNRSELCTLLLQNDGFLLPPVCHNYNNGVGEYGKCLDGETCKRLHICEMYLRGSCNCPRCHDFYEPHPLKILQDKGVPNELIASLKSVYMNIEWLQKQDRVMQGKGQHQRAKANATANTSNKSNRGPLSTHEVAAETPAPLFPAPMLARLRALHLQEVEHDTATPAAAATALNTSQRSNRHSQDKAEICMYFIKGSCIHGDKCFKAHSTMPYQWEVREGLNWTALQNNEVIEKDYCDPAKTYSRGVQPVCFDTMTCGLNKARRLSTVSSVLQPTFILTTEWAWFWEDEFGNWIQYASTISGHSAATITSEDLEKRFQEDNKAVIEFTAGSQTYEFSFPDMIQTNKQYTTKKVVRRRPVFVSSADAQTIKTRKRAPINHSNFRALPGHWDKAQTPETGHKRIDLPCSSVEFKEIQGLFQNTMRGFSIHQIERIQNKALWEVFQWQRDLMKKNNRGRNVTEKQLFHGTDSKYLDAICLNNFDWRICGLNGTTYGKGSYFARDAKYSNSYTGQLNTRSMFVCRVLVGDYIKGHSSFLRPPSKDGGDTIFYDSCVDDVSNPSIFVVFEKHQVYPEYLIHYGEDDAWSQVYQQYYRPAPVPAPAPAYRPAAATAPRPAPAYRPAAAPVPRPAPRPAPTYTPSPTPAPKPDSSCVIS
- the LOC112216981 gene encoding protein mono-ADP-ribosyltransferase PARP12 isoform X2 → MTESTITKLICANRGSMNVDELHANFYSDLQVSVRDVITNRAKFCFVVFNGEQRVVAKTGVRLCKSKDCQGCRNLHFCKRFMLGDCPFRRRRGGCHFNHDMTSGENSRILKEHGLEELNRSELCTLLLQNDGFLLPPVCHNYNNGVGEYGKCLDGETCKRLHICEMYLRGSCNCPRCHDFYEPHPLKILQDKGVPNELIASLKSVYMNIEWLQKQDRVMQEVAAETPAPLFPAPMLARLRALHLQEVEHDTATPAAAATALNTSQRSNRHSQDKAEICMYFIKGSCIHGDKCFKAHSTMPYQWEVREGLNWTALQNNEVIEKDYCDPAKTYSRGVQPVCFDTMTCGLNKARRLSTVSSVLQPTFILTTEWAWFWEDEFGNWIQYASTISGHSAATITSEDLEKRFQEDNKAVIEFTAGSQTYEFSFPDMIQTNKQYTTKKVVRRRPVFVSSADAQTIKTRKRAPINHSNFRALPGHWDKAQTPETGHKRIDLPCSSVEFKEIQGLFQNTMRGFSIHQIERIQNKALWEVFQWQRDLMKKNNRGRNVTEKQLFHGTDSKYLDAICLNNFDWRICGLNGTTYGKGSYFARDAKYSNSYTGQLNTRSMFVCRVLVGDYIKGHSSFLRPPSKDGGDTIFYDSCVDDVSNPSIFVVFEKHQVYPEYLIHYGEDDAWSQVYQQYYRPAPVPAPAPAYRPAAATAPRPAPAYRPAAAPVPRPAPRPAPTYTPSPTPAPKPDSSCVIS